The genomic window CAATATTAGCTTTTAACTTAAAATGGCTGTTTCCTGCTTCTGATTAAAAATGCAATGCGACTGAGGACTTTCTCTTCTGAACCCCAAAACACAGGAGGCGGTGACATATTTACACGTTCTCAACCAAATCAAGTCCAGAGATGTGTCTGGCTGATTACTGTAGTCTGGTTGTGACAGGGTGATGTCACAGCGCATCAGGTAGAGGAGCAGCAGCTGGCTATAGTAGCTCATTAGCATAAGTCCTATCTTTACATGTGGACCTCAGTGACAACATGACAGAGTGGCCAAACAGAAACAAggaggggaagaaaaaaaaaaaagtgctgaAAATAAAATACTTCTAAAAAAATAAAGCTTTGTTAATTCTCTGCATttatagtcccccccccccctcaatggATAGCGCAATGATAAATGAAAACATTAAAGCGCTATGTACATGCACCGTCCACTCCGCTCGGGCATGCTCAGTTCAGCCAACAGGTGGCAAGGTGTAGCTGGTGGCGGTCTAGGGTCAGGGCAGGGTCAGTCCTGGTGCACAGGGAGGATGGGCTGCCTGCAAATGGGGCAGGTGTTGTTTTCAGAGAGCCAGCGGTCAATGCAGTGGATGTGGAACTCGTGGGCGCAGGGCAGGCGGCGCAGCTTATTCCCCTGGGCATACTCATTAATGCAGACGCTGCAGGCGCGCCCCGCCTCTCCCTCCAGGCTAGCCTGGCCGTAGGTGCGCGTGGCCAGATTATCGATCTGCTCTTTGGTCAGGCCACGAGGGTGCTCCTCGTCCTCCTCATCGTTGAGCAGAAAGAAGTGGGCCAGACGCAGGATGGGCAGTGTGCCGTTTTCCACGAGGTTGTTTGTGTCCCTGCTCGTCGGCCGACCCTCATTGGGGGTAGGGACTCCACCGGCACCGCCGTCACTCCCAACTAATCTCTCCTGGCCTCCTTCCTCCTCGGCCCCTGCCACTCCCTCggtctccatctccacccctcctgCCTGACCTTCCACCCCAGTTCCACTTTCGTTGCCATGGTAGGCCTGTGTGGTGGTGTTTGCGTTGGGTCCAGCAGGGTCCTGGTGACCTGGCGTGCCCCCGGTGGTCTCAGAGTCAGCCTCCGTCTCCATGAGGGAGCTGAGCTCTCCGAAGCCGGTCATGATCTGTCTGAGGATGGAGCGCAGGGCGGTGGAGCTGGGCTCCCCCAGGCCCGTCTCACTGATCCTCCTCAGAGGGATCCGGATGGTGCTGACGTAGGTCCGGATCCCGGCCCGCTCCGAGCGGGAGATGGTGCGCCGGAAGCCTCCACTGTCACTCTCGAAGGTGACGGTATTCTCAGCAGCGCGGGCCCGGGAGCGGGTACGGCTGGCGATGCTGTCTCGGTCCCGGTTCTCTCCCGGTCGGATGCGACGCACCTGCAGGTCCAGCATGATGGTGGGATGGCGGCGTACCCCTCCGGCGCCCCCCGCCCCGGCCGTGTGTgcctctccctcctgctcctctgcCTCTGGACCAGGCTCTGATACTACAGCCGGCTCTGACACGGCTTCACCAGTCTCCATGGAGACAGAAGCAGTTCCATTGCTGGGCTCGGCAGTGTGGATATTATTAGAGCCACCATTTCCACTCCCACCATTAGGGGATAAGGTAGCCGAGTTAGGGGCGGGGTTTCTCTGAAGAGGGGAGCGGCTACGTCTCCTAGATGACCGGGAGGAAGTCCCACCTCCTGCCACAGCCCTGCGGGTCCGGCCGCGGGATCGAGTCCTGCTGCTGTGTGGCTCACGCCCCACAGACGCCCCCTGTGGGCCAGACTGGGGCGCTACACGGGGGCAGTCCAGGGTAGCAActccctcctcctgcctctcctcttgGGAGGAAGCTCCGCTTGGGGACTGGAGCTGTGGAGGGCTGCTTTGATCCTGAAGGGTAGGGGGGGTGATGGGGAATGGGGGGAGGTGGAGGGCTGTTGTACTCCTTAGAGCAGTAGGGGGGGACAGGGGTGAGGTGAAGGGTGCAGGAGtcagaggaggggtggtggtagtacTGCGTGTACGGCGGGTTTGAGCCCTCCTGCCCAGGGTTGCTCGAGGTGAGGGATAGGGGGAGGGCCGGGCAGGGGTGTAGGGTGAGGGGCGAGTGGAAGGGGAAGTGCGTATGGACGCTGTGGATGgaggggggacaggggacagCTCTGAGGGGT from Oncorhynchus mykiss isolate Arlee chromosome 15, USDA_OmykA_1.1, whole genome shotgun sequence includes these protein-coding regions:
- the LOC110490926 gene encoding E3 ubiquitin-protein ligase RNF6, which gives rise to MVMDPPGGRDERRRQAERLRREEAYYHFINDLSEEEYRLMRDSNLLGTPGEVTAEELRQRLDGAKERVSSQPRPEPRPQNTEAGEEEGSSGTAEPGAETSNGDSLLEWLNTFRRTGNATRSGQSGNQTWRAVSRTNPNSGEFRFSLEININHEQPEPGEHSDTPDPSELSPVPPPSTASIRTSPSTRPSPYTPARPSPYPSPRATLGRRAQTRRTRSTTTTPPLTPAPFTSPLSPPTALRSTTALHLPPFPITPPTLQDQSSPPQLQSPSGASSQEERQEEGVATLDCPRVAPQSGPQGASVGREPHSSRTRSRGRTRRAVAGGGTSSRSSRRRSRSPLQRNPAPNSATLSPNGGSGNGGSNNIHTAEPSNGTASVSMETGEAVSEPAVVSEPGPEAEEQEGEAHTAGAGGAGGVRRHPTIMLDLQVRRIRPGENRDRDSIASRTRSRARAAENTVTFESDSGGFRRTISRSERAGIRTYVSTIRIPLRRISETGLGEPSSTALRSILRQIMTGFGELSSLMETEADSETTGGTPGHQDPAGPNANTTTQAYHGNESGTGVEGQAGGVEMETEGVAGAEEEGGQERLVGSDGGAGGVPTPNEGRPTSRDTNNLVENGTLPILRLAHFFLLNDEEDEEHPRGLTKEQIDNLATRTYGQASLEGEAGRACSVCINEYAQGNKLRRLPCAHEFHIHCIDRWLSENNTCPICRQPILPVHQD